Genomic segment of Arachis hypogaea cultivar Tifrunner chromosome 11, arahy.Tifrunner.gnm2.J5K5, whole genome shotgun sequence:
CCATGGGGTGCCCTACCGGCCAGCTCTGCCCTCTTCCTAGAAGCTTCAGTGTTACTTCATCGGCCCGGTCGAGCGCCAGTGATGACCACGATCTCATCATGGCTGCTGCTTCCCTTAGGAGACAAGAACGCAGCGGTAATGGCAATATGAATGAACACAGTGTTGTTGGGCGTTTAGGGACCAGGAAAGTACTTCGCCGTTGTAGCATGACGATTGGACGGATTGATGAGGACGAGGCGTGTGACTTTTCCGGAGAAGATTTGGAGGTCAAGCAGCGTGTCTTTCCCCGAAGCACAAGTTATGCTGCTTGGAGAGGAAGGGCCGTAGGGATCTTCTAAAGTTCTAATGAACAATATAAATGTAAGGGCAAAAATGAGTTATTTTCTCTTATATATTAAGATATCTGTTAATTTAAATTTAGGAAAATGAATAATTCGATAAATGTAAACATAATAAAGTTTTAAATGACATATTTTAAACGGAGAGAATATATATAATGATCTAtgtttttctttatataatttgtttctttttttttaattttttttttccaattgatTTGGTGTATTTAGCTTTATTATTGGCTGAATTTATTAGACGAACCTGAGATCTGAGAGACAAGGTTACAACTTACAGGCAAATGCATTTGTGCCTCTTTTCATGAGCAACGGCCACCCAAAATTATTGTAGTTAATTACATGTTaaattcttgtttttttttttttttttttttttattttttttttttattgagttctaGACGAGAAATGGCCACCGAAAATTGTTGTAGTTACTTGTTAAATCCTTTTTTTATTGAGTTCTAGACGAGCAAACCGAACCGGCCAATTACCACTACAAGAGAGAATATTTTTTTGAAGAGAAAAGTTTGCTGTAAAATATTACTTTTGCTGCAATAGAAAAGTTTTcgcaacaaaaaatatataattgttgTATGTTTTATTAGAATTTGTTGCCAAAAGTAGTAATTGGAGtccattttttatttgttgttaacgATTTAGATTTTGTATCAAAATAGTTTGTTGTTAAATTAtactcaataataaaaaaaaattttgctgcaaaaaattttaattttagcaacCAAATTTTGTTGATGCAAAAATCAGATTAGCTAACTATTATAATATCTTTGGAAGAACATAATGTCGCTGCAAAGTTATTATTATTGTCGTCGGcgaataaaatgaataaaaaatatacataacaaAAATCTCAAGCTCAAAAATACCATAAAATACTTTGTAATGGAATAAATATtgttacaatatatatatatatatatatatatatatatatatatatatatatatatatagaggtgaATTTTACTCTACCCTTCCTATAATAACATGTAATTTACCATCTGTGACATGTCATCTTTTAATTGGTTGCTATGTTAACTATGGTTAAACtattagtaattaaattataGTCTCAAGTGGGTGATTATGTAATTTACTAAAAattcaatctttaattttttcccaAATCAAGCTCCCACACACCTAATTCTCTGTATCTCCTTCCCCATCTCCGTTTGTCCTTCTATCTCCTCTCTCCGCCGCCATGGATCCATACTTTCATCACTACCGTCGCCCAAATTCTTCCCCAAATCAAGCTCCCACACAATGAACCCTAATCTTCTGTATCTCCTTCCTCCATCTCCGTTTGTCCTTCTGTCTCCTCTCTCTGCCGCCATGGATCCCTACTTTCATCATTCCCGTCACCCAAATACGTACATTCCTCTTTCTCCGCCGTATAACCACCACCATCTCCGTCAAGTTTCCAACCACGTTCTTGTGAACCCTACCGCATTCAATTTCAACCCTCCCGTTTTTTTACCCGCCAATCCACTCTTTGTTCCTCAGGTTCCTGTTCTTTTCGAACATGATTCGCGTCACCGTAGTTCAATGCTATCGCAGTCTCCTTCAAATTCTAACCCTCGCCGCAGTGCTTCCAGGTTCAGTAAGGAGTGCTTTGGCAGAGCAAACCGCCGTTGCCGTGTGGTTGTTCCTCCGAATTCCGGTATCTAATCGAAACTTTGCTCGGAAGAGGCGCGAGACTCTTCTCTCGAGACAACGACTTTGGAACTGGATAGGTACGATTACGATAGAGCAGATAGGGTTCATGAATATAATGGCATTTCAAAGAAACAGGTTAAGAGTAAGAGTGTTTTTCTTAGAATCCAGGCGCCAAAACCGAGCAATGGTAAGAATGAGGATGATGAACAATTACATTGTGATGATTGTGCTGTTGTTGACTCATTGGTTATTTtaacactaaaaaaattatttggataAGTTTTGCAAAGGAACACACTTAGATGCTCACACCCAGTAAGATTGTTTTTGATACACTGGCTTGATGGTAATAGTTTCTTGTGATTTGGAATTTTTTTCCCCCTAAAGGATGTAATGCTACATGATCTGGATTCTGCCAATGCACAACCTCAAGGTGGGCAAGAATCGATTGATGAGTGCAAACAATGGATATGGTGGCTTAGGAGTACAGGGACAGAATCGATTGATGAGTGTTGTGCTTCCACAAGGTACGTATTTTTATGGATGTCCATTATAATGGTGTTGAACAATACTTATCCACAAAGATGTTCTCATGCAATGACCCCTAATTGCATTTGCTTTGTGCAAGTGCAGCCATAGAGAAGAtgactttattttctgtttgcaTTGGTTCAGCTTGTCCAACTAGTTGGCCTTCTTCTATGCAACCACATTGTTCGCTTCCACATGTTGAAAATTGTTAAAGAACTGATGGTTGTTTTAGATTTGTATGTAATATGCTTGATGAAATCATTTATATTTGTTTTCATGCATGTTGAATGCACAAATATTTTTCTTACGATTGATACTCATTTGAGCTTATGATAGGTATTGAAGTATTTCTTTGTGGTGACAAGAGCTTCTTGATTCAGGATCTCCGTAGGTGATTTCAATGCTAGGGAACTCTTATCCCAATGCTGGTGGTCCACTTTCACAAAGCCATGTTATGGATATGTTGAATGATGTAAACTCAAGTGATAATTCTCGTTTTGACATGAATGACTTCCCTCAACTGACTAGTCGACCTAGTTCTGCTGGAGGGCCTCAAGCACAATTGGGTGCAAACGAAGATTTTCAGCTTTGCCAGGATTCAAAGGTGTAATAACTGGAGAAGATATGTGACCTGATTGGCTGTTATGCATTTCTTTCTAGCAATTTTGGCTGTTTTATGTTATCAAATAGTTTTTTTGTATAGTTGCCTTATGATTTGTTGTTTAAAGAGTCTCTTCTTACAGAGTTGAGTTATAgactgaattatgcactttctctTATGAAAAGTTTTATGGATTTACGTGCATATCTACCTTAGTTCCTTTGGTGCTTGGTTTTATTGCTTTGTTTATTATATTCTGAAATTGTAAGTCATGTAAGGTGTTAAATAAGCATATGGTTTCCTGGTTTGTATCTCATCAAGTGTTTGTAGGTTGGAACTACTTAATGTTGTCTTTTTATCACAAAATGTAGAATCACCATTAATAGATTGTTCCAACTCTTACTTCCTTGTGCAATTTGATTTTAACATGCTGATTTTTTATGTTGTAAGATATGATTCTGATTGgactgaaaaaaatattttttgcaaaTCCTTGTTTGGACACAGAACAGCATAGTGAGTTCAAATTCATAATGATTAATGAGATCTGATAAATAAATGTCCTACTCCCTTCGCAAGTGAATTATGGTTAATATTAATAAACATGGCATAGAGAGTTCGAAATAATTAAAGAAAGGGAACCGAGGAATTTTCACGGTTCTTCCGGATTTTAAGAATTTGTTTAAAGATAGGTTTGGAgcaatgattgagttgtctttgtgtgcataaaagtaattAGCTTATACATTTTCCTTTAACTTTGAGTGTTTCTTGTTTTAGAGGATCTTGGTTGCCTGAAACTTGAATTTAAGTAAACGGTGGAAATGTGTATAGTAAAGTGgattttttttacttcttttcaTTATATTCCTCTAATACTTGAAATATTAGTTCATAATCATTAGCAACTGCTCCATTGTAGATTGATTTAAGAATTTCGAAGCTAAGACAATTCATCTGCAAGAAAGAAACCAGGTAACATCTACCTCAGTTTAAGGAAAATACACACAGGATTAAATAAAACTAATGCAGATGCTTATAATTTCTATATCTATTTAGTTGGAACCTAACACAATGGACATTTTGAATTCCATCTTGCCTCAGAGAAACACAATGTTCAAAACATACATCCCGAGAGAGGCAATGGCTTGATGAGTGTCAATGGCTGAAGCCATTTTACTTGTGGAATACCCTTCTAAAGCTTTTAAATGTTATAGAATTAACTACTATATTAAACATGATTCCACATAAAAATGTGACTATATTTGTAGAACTCCAAAGTGTGAAACAACTTGTCGGTTGCCACCATTCAAAATTCACCTTTGCCTTAAGATTACATTATGGTCTTGcttttggtgcacaaattgtgaatcacacttttcacaactcgtaccactgaccagcaagtgcactgggtcgtctaagtaatacctcacgtgagtaagggtcgaatcccacggagattgttggtttgaagcaatctatggttatcttgtaaatcttagtcaggaagtcaattatgtttatcagttgaattgcaaataaacaagagagcatggattaaaggttacttgttatgcagtaatggagaatatgttggagttttggagatgctttgtcttctgaatatctgctttcctctgtcttcttgttcacgcacgcgcgtcctcctatggcaagctgtgtgttggtggattaccgttgtcaatggctaccttccatccttccagtgaaaactacgctcacgcgctctgtcacagcacggctaatcaccggttggttctcgatccggttggaatagaatcccttgattcctttgcgtttgtcactaacgcccagccttcaggagtttgaagctagtcacagtcattcaatccttgaatcctactcggaatactacagacaaggtttagactttccggattctcatgaatgccgccatcaattctagcttataccacgaagattctgattaagagatctaagagatactcattcaatctgatatagaacggaggtggttgtcaggcacacgttcatgggttgagaatggtgatgagtgtcatggatcatcaccttcatcacagttaagcgcgaatgaacatcttagataggaacaagcgtgtttgaatagaaaacagaaatacttgcattaattcatcgagacacagcagagctcctcacccccaacaatggagtttagagactcatgccgtcaaagagtacaaagttcagatctaaaatgtcatgagatccaaaataagtctctaaaagttgtttaaatactaaactagtagcctaggtttacaaaaaatgagtaaactatgatggatgatgcagagatccacttctagggcccacttggtgtgtgctggggctgagatttaagcaattcacgtgcagaggccatttgtggagttgaacgccagtttttgtgccagtttgggcgttcaactccagcttttgatccttttctggcgctggacgccagaattgggcagagaactggcattaaatgccagtttacatcgtctatccttgtgcaaagtatggactattatatatttctggaaagccctggatgtctactttccaacgcaattggaagcatgccatttcgagttctgtagctccaaaaaatccactttgagtgcagggaggtcagaatccaacaacatcagcagtcctttttcagcctgaatcagatttttgctcagctccttcaatttcagccagaaaaatacctgaaattacagaaaaacacacaactcatagtaaagtccaaaaatatgaatttttcctaaaaactaatgaaaatagactaaaaactaa
This window contains:
- the LOC112723839 gene encoding uncharacterized protein — its product is MRFMKAPFRLLIKARDMYVQGMTDCSASSHFAYVDAAMGCPTGQLCPLPRSFSVTSSARSSASDDHDLIMAAASLRRQERSGNGNMNEHSVVGRLGTRKVLRRCSMTIGRIDEDEACDFSGEDLEVKQRVFPRSTSYAAWRGRAVGIF